In Paroedura picta isolate Pp20150507F chromosome 12, Ppicta_v3.0, whole genome shotgun sequence, one DNA window encodes the following:
- the LOC143821890 gene encoding 5-hydroxytryptamine receptor 3A-like isoform X2 translates to MAPSALLLFLVWLPFTFMPPSKASPKVANGTARSSKATFHHLYDYLLSNYKKGVRPVKDWRRTTNVAIDLMVYAILSVDEKNQVLTTYIWYRQCWTDEFLQWNPEEFDNLTQMSIPTQAIWVPDILINEFVDVGKSPDIPYVYIFHTGEVQNLKPVQVVTACSLDIYNFPFDVQNCSLTFTSWLHNIRDINISLWRSEEAVKTDKSVFMNQGEWELLHVLSYFQEFRVDEASSESYAEMKFFVVIRRRPLFYAVSLLLPSIFLMVMDIVGFYLPPDSGERVSFKITLLLGYSVFLIIVSDTLPATAIGTPLIGVYFVVCMALLVISLTETILIVRLVHKQDLQPHVPEWVKRWVLGRAVVLLCIRDRSAFCPVRTQGSDVSRSVESNGSTAKLNHYSSDCDGATSGMVPQAQGGGSHVFESILQEIASIRQFLEKRDEFRDIAREWLQVGYVLDVLLFRAYLVAVLAYSITLGTLWSIWQYA, encoded by the exons ATGGCTCCGTCGGCTCTGCTCCTCTTTCTGGTCTGGCTCCCGTTTACCTTCATGCCGCCAAGCAAAG CTTCTCCGAAAGTCGCCAACGGAACAGCACGGTCCAGCAAGGCCACCTTTCACCACCTCTACGATTACCTGCTGAGCAACTACAAGAAAGGTGTCCGGCCTGTGAAGGACTGGAGGAGGACCACCAATGTGGCCATTGACCTCATGGTCTACGCCATCCTCAGCGTG GATGAAAAGAACCAAGTTCTGACAACGTACATCTGGTACAGGCAG TGTTGGACCGATGAATTTCTGCAGTGGAACCCGGAGGAGTTTGACAACCTAACGCAGATGTCCATCCCCACCCAGGCCATTTGGGTTCCCGATATCCTGATCAATGAGTT CGTGGACGTGGGCAAGTCCCCGGACATCCCTTACGTCTACATTTTCCACACGGGGGAAGTGCAGAACCTGAAGCCGGTCCAGGTGGTGACGGCCTGCAGCCTGGACATCTACAACTTCCCCTTTGACGTGCAGAACTGCTCCCTGACcttcaccagctggctgcataaca tCCGAGACATCAACATCTCTTTGTGGCGGTCTGAAGAGGCCGTGAAAACCGACAAGAGTGTCTTCATGAACCAGGGCGAATGGGAGCTGCTGCACGTCCTGAGCTACTTCCAGGAGTTCCGTGTGGACGAGGCCTCCAGTGAGAGCTATGCGGAGATGAAGTTCTTT GTGGTCATCCGGAGGCGCCCGCTCTTCTATGCCGTCAGCCTGCTCCTGCCCAGCATCTTCCTGATGGTCATGGACATCGTGGGCTTCTACCTGCCCCCGGACAGCGGGGAGAGGGTCTCCTTCAAGATCACCCTCTTGCTGGGCTACTCCGTCTTCCTGATCATTGTGTCTGACACCCTGCCGGCCACCGCTATCGGGACCCCCCTGATCG GCGTCTATTTTGTGGTCTGCATGGCCTTGCTGGTCATCAGCCTGACGGAGACCATCCTCATTGTGCGGCTGGTGCATAAGCAGGACCTGCAGCCGCATGTCCCCGAGTGGGTGAAGCGCTGGGTGCTGGGGCGCGCCGTCGTCCTGCTCTGCATCCGGGATAGGAGCGCATTCTGCCCCGTGCGCACGCAGGGCTCCGACGTCTCCCGGAGCGTGGAGAGTAACGGCAGCACAG ccaaACTGAACCACTACAGCAGTGACTGTGATGGAGCCACCAGCGGGATGGTGCCCCAGGCCCAGGGAGGGGGCTCACACGTCTTCGAAAGCATCCTGCAGGAGATTGCGTCCATCCGCCAGTTCCTGGAGAAGAGGGACGAATTCCGTGACATCGCCCGCGAATGGCTGCAGGTGGGCTACGTCCTGGACGTGCTGCTCTTCCGGGCCTACCTGGTTGCCGTGCTGGCCTACAGCATCACCCTGGGGACTCTGTGGTCTATCTGGCAGTACGCCTGA
- the LOC143821890 gene encoding 5-hydroxytryptamine receptor 3A-like isoform X1 gives MAPSALLLFLVWLPFTFMPPSKVCFAASPKVANGTARSSKATFHHLYDYLLSNYKKGVRPVKDWRRTTNVAIDLMVYAILSVDEKNQVLTTYIWYRQCWTDEFLQWNPEEFDNLTQMSIPTQAIWVPDILINEFVDVGKSPDIPYVYIFHTGEVQNLKPVQVVTACSLDIYNFPFDVQNCSLTFTSWLHNIRDINISLWRSEEAVKTDKSVFMNQGEWELLHVLSYFQEFRVDEASSESYAEMKFFVVIRRRPLFYAVSLLLPSIFLMVMDIVGFYLPPDSGERVSFKITLLLGYSVFLIIVSDTLPATAIGTPLIGVYFVVCMALLVISLTETILIVRLVHKQDLQPHVPEWVKRWVLGRAVVLLCIRDRSAFCPVRTQGSDVSRSVESNGSTAKLNHYSSDCDGATSGMVPQAQGGGSHVFESILQEIASIRQFLEKRDEFRDIAREWLQVGYVLDVLLFRAYLVAVLAYSITLGTLWSIWQYA, from the exons ATGGCTCCGTCGGCTCTGCTCCTCTTTCTGGTCTGGCTCCCGTTTACCTTCATGCCGCCAAGCAAAG TTTGTTTTGCAGCTTCTCCGAAAGTCGCCAACGGAACAGCACGGTCCAGCAAGGCCACCTTTCACCACCTCTACGATTACCTGCTGAGCAACTACAAGAAAGGTGTCCGGCCTGTGAAGGACTGGAGGAGGACCACCAATGTGGCCATTGACCTCATGGTCTACGCCATCCTCAGCGTG GATGAAAAGAACCAAGTTCTGACAACGTACATCTGGTACAGGCAG TGTTGGACCGATGAATTTCTGCAGTGGAACCCGGAGGAGTTTGACAACCTAACGCAGATGTCCATCCCCACCCAGGCCATTTGGGTTCCCGATATCCTGATCAATGAGTT CGTGGACGTGGGCAAGTCCCCGGACATCCCTTACGTCTACATTTTCCACACGGGGGAAGTGCAGAACCTGAAGCCGGTCCAGGTGGTGACGGCCTGCAGCCTGGACATCTACAACTTCCCCTTTGACGTGCAGAACTGCTCCCTGACcttcaccagctggctgcataaca tCCGAGACATCAACATCTCTTTGTGGCGGTCTGAAGAGGCCGTGAAAACCGACAAGAGTGTCTTCATGAACCAGGGCGAATGGGAGCTGCTGCACGTCCTGAGCTACTTCCAGGAGTTCCGTGTGGACGAGGCCTCCAGTGAGAGCTATGCGGAGATGAAGTTCTTT GTGGTCATCCGGAGGCGCCCGCTCTTCTATGCCGTCAGCCTGCTCCTGCCCAGCATCTTCCTGATGGTCATGGACATCGTGGGCTTCTACCTGCCCCCGGACAGCGGGGAGAGGGTCTCCTTCAAGATCACCCTCTTGCTGGGCTACTCCGTCTTCCTGATCATTGTGTCTGACACCCTGCCGGCCACCGCTATCGGGACCCCCCTGATCG GCGTCTATTTTGTGGTCTGCATGGCCTTGCTGGTCATCAGCCTGACGGAGACCATCCTCATTGTGCGGCTGGTGCATAAGCAGGACCTGCAGCCGCATGTCCCCGAGTGGGTGAAGCGCTGGGTGCTGGGGCGCGCCGTCGTCCTGCTCTGCATCCGGGATAGGAGCGCATTCTGCCCCGTGCGCACGCAGGGCTCCGACGTCTCCCGGAGCGTGGAGAGTAACGGCAGCACAG ccaaACTGAACCACTACAGCAGTGACTGTGATGGAGCCACCAGCGGGATGGTGCCCCAGGCCCAGGGAGGGGGCTCACACGTCTTCGAAAGCATCCTGCAGGAGATTGCGTCCATCCGCCAGTTCCTGGAGAAGAGGGACGAATTCCGTGACATCGCCCGCGAATGGCTGCAGGTGGGCTACGTCCTGGACGTGCTGCTCTTCCGGGCCTACCTGGTTGCCGTGCTGGCCTACAGCATCACCCTGGGGACTCTGTGGTCTATCTGGCAGTACGCCTGA